A single window of Ananas comosus cultivar F153 linkage group 17, ASM154086v1, whole genome shotgun sequence DNA harbors:
- the LOC109722999 gene encoding uncharacterized protein LOC109722999, with product MITEFLRPKREFGFGEAEELGKVKAASRVMEQPELSLGPSVSTFAKSTYSSSSDSDANSRKKRKHAWDEHPAAQTSVELQLNDPLPLDWEQCLDLQSGRMYYLNRKTLKKSWIRPKEQALNLELNIATLASSDANASSGSVALDEPRKHASSGGNMVAVVCANCHLLVMLCKSSPSCPNCKYVHSLQPPPRHTDAVKPVETLSLLH from the exons ATGATCACCGAATTCCTTCGACCGAAGAGAGAGTTCGGTTTCGGAGAAGCGGAGGAACTGGGGAAGGTGAAGGCGGCGTCGAGGGTGATGGAGCAACCGGAGCTGTCGCTGGGGCCTTCGGTATCCACCTTCGCCAAGAGCACGTATAGCTCGTCGTCGGACTCCGACGCCAACTCGCGGAAGAAGAGGAAGCACGCCTGGGACGAGCACCCCGCCGCGCAAACTAGCGTGGAGCTTCAGCTCAATGATCCCTTGCCTTTGGATTGGGAGCAATGCCTCGACCTCCAA TCCGGGAGGATGTACTACTTAAACAGGAAAACCTTGAAGAAGAGTTGGATCAGGCCTAAGGAGCAAGCCCTAAATCTGGAGCTCAACATCGCAACACTCGCGAGCTCCGACGCGAATGCGAGCTCAGGCTCGGTGGCCCTCGACGAGCCAAGGAAGCACGCGAGTTCGGGAGGGAACATGGTTGCCGTGGTGTGCGCGAATTGCCACCTCCTCGTCATGCTGTGCAAGTCCTCCCCGTCGTGCCCGAACTGCAAGTACGTGCACTCGCTGCAGCCGCCTCCACGCCATACGGACGCGGTGAAGCCCGTCGAAACTCTCAGCCTCCTCCATTAG
- the LOC109722998 gene encoding pentatricopeptide repeat-containing protein At2g22410, mitochondrial-like — translation MRRPPLPPIIRFSSSSTSSSSSSSSSFSTKPKWNSNPNLRITHPVLSLVESCASMAQLRQIQAHMTRTGLIAHRFPVSRVLAFCALADPGDIRHAELLFAKIPDPNAYIHNAMIRGYTRSNLPSAALSVLRCVIRKRAEMDGRTFVFGLKACERISGISAGEKVHCVIRKLGFDAELLVGNGLAHFYAKNGILADAEKVFDEMRERDVVSWTTMIDAYTQNGHPDEALRLFYRMLLANIEPNEVTLITVLSAISQLGILTLAKLVHSYIETCDIDASINLMNALVDAYGKFGCIHYAREVFDAMAIKDVFSWTSMLNAYGKCGNLKLAMQMFESMPERNAVSWSSMIAAYSQANQPKEALDLFNEMIAKSVEPLDATLVSVLSACSQLGRLGLGRWIYEYYINGEKIKLSTKLANAFIDMYAKCGDVEAAARLFGEMLERDIVTWNSMIMAYATHDYFKESLVLFEKMTGSGIIPDDITFVGVLSACSHGGLVSEGQKHFNDMKLVYNLAPKAEHCACMIDLLGKVGLLQEAFEMIKSMLREPDEAGWGAFLNACRMHGNIELGKWAGNKLLELDPGDSGIYVLLSQLYATKNRWDDVKKVRMMMREKGVKKTPGCSSMEVNGKFHEFFVADTSHVRSEEIYTTLRNIYLHLRWEGYVPIT, via the coding sequence ATGCGGCGGCCTCCTCTCCCACCTATTATCCGCTTCTCCTCGTCCTCcacctcgtcctcgtcctcgtcctcgtcctccttTAGCACGAAGCCCAAATGGAACTCCAACCCCAATCTCCGCATCACCCACCCCGTCCTCTCCCTCGTGGAGTCCTGCGCCTCCATGGCTCAGCTCCGCCAGATCCAGGCCCACATGACCCGCACAGGCCTCATCGCCCACCGCTTCCCCGTGAGCCGCGTCCTCGCCTTCTGCGCCCTCGCCGACCCCGGCGACATTCGCCACGCCGAGCTCCTCTTCGCTAAAATCCCTGATCCCAACGCCTACATCCACAACGCCATGATCCGAGGGTACACAAGATCGAACCTTCCCTCCGCGGCCCTCTCCGTCCTCCGTTGCGTGATCCGTAAGCGCGCCGAGATGGATGGCCGGACCTTCGTGTTCGGACTCAAGGCCTGTGAGCGGATCTCGGGGATTTCCGCGGGGGAGAAGGTGCATTGCGTGATTAGAAAATTGGGTTTTGATGCGGAATTGCTCGTGGGCAATGGGTTGGCGCACTTCTATGCCAAAAATGGGATCTTGGCTGATGCGGAGAaggtgtttgatgaaatgcgcGAGCGAGATGTGGTCTCTTGGACTACGATGATTGATGCGTACACGCAGAATGGCCACCCGGATGAAGCGTTGAGGCTCTTCTACCGGATGTTATTGGCAAATATTGAGCCTAACGAAGTTACGCTAATTACTGTTCTTTCGGCTATCTCGCAATTGGGTATCTTAACATTGGCTAAGTTGGTGCACAGCTATATAGAAACATGCGATATAGATGCTAGCATTAATCTGATGAATGCTTTGGTGGATGCATATGGCAAGTTTGGATGCATACACTATGCTAGGGAGGTGTTCGACGCCATGGCAATCAAGGACGTGTTTTCTTGGACAAGTATGCTAAATGCCTATGGGAAATGCGGCAACTTGAAGCTTGCAATGCAGATGTTCGAGAGTATGCCCGAGAGGAATGCGGTATCTTGGAGCAGTATGATTGCAGCTTATTCACAGGCAAACCAACCTAAAGAAGCATTGGACTTGTTCAATGAGATGATTGCAAAAAGCGTGGAACCTCTAGATGCTACTTTGGTGAGTGTTCTCTCTGCGTGTTCTCAGCTGGGTCGATTAGGTCTTGGTAGGTGGATCTATGAGTATTACATAAATGGAGAAAAGATTAAACTTAGTACTAAACTAGCGAATGCCTTTATAGACATGTATGCTAAGTGCGGAGATGTTGAGGCAGCAGCTAGGTTATTCGGGGAGATGCTTGAAAGAGATATAGTGACTTGGAACTCAATGATTATGGCATATGCAACCCATGATTATTTCAAAGAATCTCTCGTACTTTTTGAGAAGATGACAGGAAGTGGAATCATCCCAGATGATATCACTTTTGTTGGAGTCCTATCTGCCTGTAGTCATGGTGGGTTAGTTTCGGAAGGCCAAAAGCATTTCAACGACATGAAGTTGGTCTACAATTTAGCACCAAAAGCAGAGCACTGTGCATGTATGATAGATCTGCTTGGCAAAGTTGGGCTTTTGCAAGAAGCTTTCGAGATGATAAAAAGCATGCTGAGGGAGCCAGATGAGGCAGGTTGGGGTGCTTTTCTAAATGCTTGTAGAATGCATGGAAACATAGAGTTGGGCAAGTGGGCTGGAAATAAGCTTTTAGAGTTGGACCCTGGGGACAGCGGAATATATGTGCTTCTGTCGCAACTCTATGCTACTAAAAATAGATGGGATGATGTGAAGAAGGTTAGGATGatgatgagagagaaaggtgtGAAGAAGACTCCCGGTTGTAGCTCGATGGAGGTAAATGGGAAGTTTCATGAATTCTTTGTTGCGGATACTTCACATGTTCGATCAGAAGAAATATATACGACTTTAAGGAATATTTACTTGCACTTAAGGTGGGAGGGTTATGTTCCCATCACTTGA